The following proteins come from a genomic window of Gynuella sunshinyii YC6258:
- the ihfB gene encoding integration host factor subunit beta: MTKSELIERIVERQNQLSVKDVELAIKTMLDHMAQTLASGERIEIRGFGSFSLHYRSPRLGRNPKTGESVDLTGKFVPHFKPGKELRDLVNAHIEE; the protein is encoded by the coding sequence ATGACCAAGTCTGAACTCATCGAACGGATTGTCGAAAGACAAAATCAGTTATCGGTAAAGGATGTTGAACTTGCCATAAAAACCATGTTGGATCATATGGCACAAACACTGGCAAGCGGAGAGCGTATTGAGATACGCGGGTTTGGCAGTTTTTCATTGCATTATCGTTCTCCCAGGTTAGGTCGTAATCCTAAAACAGGGGAGTCCGTAGATTTGACTGGTAAGTTTGTACCGCATTTTAAACCCGGTAAAGAATTGAGGGATCTGGTAAATGCCCATATCGAAGAATGA
- a CDS encoding ABCB family ABC transporter ATP-binding protein/permease — MSSRRTGIYEEAPNRDVNVWSVLKGLWPYLMDYRGRVTAALGLLILAKIATVTMPWVLKHIVDALDTGKVQIVVVPLALLLAYGAVRFASVFLGELRDAIFSRVTEHTMRKTSLAVFEHLHKLELDFHLNRQTGGVSRDIDRGTSGISFLLRTVVFNILPTLFELLMVAGILFINFNVLYALITVSSVLLYIFFTIHTTEWRTRFVREANQLDSRSNARAIDSLLNYETVKYFNNEAYESSQYDHHLQQWEAARMRNRLSLAALNSGQAFIVSAAVTVMMIMAGYDVADGQVSLGDLVMINAYMIQLFIPLNFLGFVYREVRRAVADVENMLGLLNRKPAVTDSDNATDLVVHQGHVVFENVCFGYSTERTIIHDLNLEILPGQKVALVGHSGSGKSTLARLMFRFYDPSSGRIKVDDQCIADVTQSSLRSHIGVVPQDTVLFNDTIFNNVWYGNTRASDADVWRAIEMAHLGEFVRQLPKGADTLVGERGLKVSGGEKQRIAIARTLLKDPPILIFDEATSALDSRAEKAILDAMEELSRNRTTVVIAHRLSTIVNADLIVVLEHGRVCELGTHGELLVSGGPYAELWQMQQQQESEKLLKK; from the coding sequence ATGTCAAGTCGCCGAACTGGTATCTATGAAGAAGCACCCAACAGAGATGTAAATGTCTGGTCAGTTTTGAAAGGACTGTGGCCTTATCTGATGGATTATCGCGGGCGGGTCACAGCTGCTCTTGGATTATTGATTCTGGCGAAAATCGCAACCGTAACCATGCCTTGGGTGTTGAAGCATATTGTAGATGCTCTTGATACCGGTAAGGTGCAGATCGTTGTGGTTCCTCTTGCTTTGTTACTGGCCTATGGTGCGGTTCGGTTTGCGTCTGTGTTTTTAGGTGAATTGCGGGACGCAATATTTTCCCGTGTTACTGAACACACCATGCGTAAGACTTCGCTGGCGGTGTTTGAGCATTTACACAAACTGGAACTGGATTTCCATCTGAACCGCCAAACCGGGGGGGTGTCGAGAGATATTGATCGCGGAACCAGCGGTATCAGTTTTCTGCTGCGAACAGTGGTTTTTAATATTTTGCCCACGCTGTTCGAGTTGCTCATGGTGGCGGGCATTCTGTTTATCAATTTCAACGTCCTGTATGCGTTGATTACCGTGTCTTCGGTATTGCTGTATATATTTTTCACCATTCACACAACCGAGTGGCGTACCAGGTTTGTACGTGAAGCCAATCAGCTGGATTCCAGGTCCAATGCCCGCGCCATCGATAGTCTTCTGAATTATGAGACCGTCAAGTACTTCAATAACGAAGCCTATGAAAGCAGCCAATATGACCACCATCTGCAGCAGTGGGAAGCTGCACGGATGAGAAACCGCCTGTCACTGGCTGCATTGAACAGTGGTCAGGCGTTTATTGTTTCTGCAGCCGTAACTGTGATGATGATCATGGCAGGTTATGATGTTGCTGATGGGCAGGTTTCATTGGGCGATCTTGTCATGATTAATGCGTATATGATTCAGTTGTTTATTCCTCTTAATTTTCTGGGTTTTGTGTATCGCGAAGTACGTCGGGCGGTTGCTGATGTGGAAAACATGCTTGGTCTGCTGAACCGGAAACCTGCGGTCACGGATTCAGATAATGCAACGGATCTGGTAGTGCATCAGGGACATGTTGTTTTTGAGAATGTTTGTTTTGGATACAGTACTGAGAGAACAATAATTCATGACTTGAATCTGGAAATTCTGCCTGGCCAGAAAGTTGCGTTGGTCGGGCACAGTGGGTCAGGAAAATCAACGCTCGCGAGATTGATGTTTCGATTCTATGACCCTTCATCCGGCCGGATTAAGGTAGACGATCAATGCATTGCGGATGTAACACAGTCAAGCCTACGCAGTCATATTGGGGTGGTTCCACAGGACACTGTACTGTTTAATGACACCATTTTTAACAATGTCTGGTACGGCAATACACGGGCAAGTGACGCGGATGTCTGGCGGGCAATTGAAATGGCGCATCTTGGAGAGTTTGTTCGCCAGTTACCCAAAGGGGCTGATACATTAGTTGGAGAGCGAGGGCTAAAAGTATCGGGTGGTGAAAAACAGAGAATTGCGATTGCCAGAACCCTGTTGAAAGATCCGCCGATTCTGATTTTTGATGAAGCTACGTCGGCGCTGGACAGTAGAGCAGAAAAGGCAATATTGGATGCAATGGAGGAATTATCCCGAAACAGGACAACGGTGGTGATTGCTCATCGTTTGTCGACAATCGTGAACGCAGATCTGATTGTTGTGCTGGAGCACGGGCGGGTTTGTGAACTGGGTACTCACGGAGAGTTGCTGGTCAGTGGTGGTCCCTATGCTGAACTGTGGCAAATGCAGCAACAACAGGAATCTGAAAAACTCCTTAAAAAATAA
- the hda gene encoding DnaA regulatory inactivator Hda, protein MKPVQLPLAVKLPEPLALEHFYAEGNEELLNSLSGFVGNEEHLLFIWGESGAGRSYLLQAMCREHNAFYFSFRDTVNCDPSLMDGLEQYSLVCIDDVHLLSGKSRWQEAMFSLFNRTRQLKRQLLLAADVSPGELSLEMSDLVSRFSWGLIFRLHALNDSQKVRALIARSERKGLNLTPEVARYIVTHFPRDVGSLFQMLDTLDLASLTQQRRITIPLIKEVIG, encoded by the coding sequence ATGAAACCAGTTCAGTTACCTCTCGCCGTTAAATTGCCTGAGCCTCTGGCTCTGGAGCATTTCTATGCCGAGGGTAACGAGGAGCTATTGAACAGCCTGTCCGGTTTTGTCGGGAATGAAGAGCATCTGCTGTTCATCTGGGGAGAATCCGGGGCCGGACGAAGCTATCTGCTGCAGGCCATGTGCAGAGAGCACAATGCGTTTTATTTTTCCTTTCGCGATACCGTCAACTGTGACCCTTCCTTGATGGATGGCTTGGAGCAGTACTCTCTGGTTTGTATTGATGATGTGCATCTGCTGTCAGGCAAATCGCGCTGGCAGGAGGCCATGTTCAGTCTATTTAACCGTACCCGCCAGTTGAAAAGACAGTTGTTGCTGGCTGCTGATGTCTCTCCGGGGGAGTTGTCCCTGGAAATGTCTGACTTGGTCAGTCGTTTCAGCTGGGGATTGATTTTTCGATTGCATGCCTTGAACGATAGTCAGAAGGTCCGGGCTTTGATTGCCCGGTCGGAACGAAAGGGGCTGAACCTGACGCCAGAGGTTGCCCGTTATATTGTGACGCATTTTCCACGCGATGTTGGTAGCTTATTCCAGATGCTGGATACATTGGATCTGGCTTCTTTGACGCAACAGCGCCGTATTACCATTCCGCTGATCAAAGAAGTGATTGGTTAG
- a CDS encoding pseudouridine synthase: protein MQQSILFEDDYLLAVDKIPGMLVHKSWLDSSATQFAQNLAEEYCGQKLHTLHRLDRPASGVLLFGKNPDVARTMLGQFSEQQIRKSYLVIARGWTKVSGVIDAPLAEELDKIADKFAKKDKPAKEAVTEYCKLAHTELAIPVSKYPKARYSLVLAEPKTGRKHQIRRHFRKISHHLVSDTRHGDGRHNDLFIRHFGWKQLALRAMQVEFKHPANGQDVVIHAGLTDSWRDILTQLGWSRLINVLDHPIPDWLHHIQ from the coding sequence GTGCAACAATCGATTTTATTTGAAGACGACTATCTTCTTGCGGTGGATAAGATCCCAGGCATGCTGGTGCATAAAAGCTGGCTGGACTCATCTGCCACTCAATTTGCTCAGAATCTGGCTGAGGAATACTGCGGGCAGAAATTACACACGTTGCATCGTTTAGATCGGCCAGCCAGTGGCGTTCTGTTGTTTGGTAAGAATCCGGACGTAGCTCGGACTATGTTAGGGCAGTTTTCTGAGCAACAAATCCGTAAATCTTATTTGGTTATTGCCCGTGGCTGGACAAAAGTATCGGGCGTTATTGACGCTCCTTTGGCTGAGGAGCTGGATAAGATCGCAGACAAATTTGCCAAAAAAGACAAACCGGCCAAAGAAGCAGTGACCGAATATTGCAAACTCGCTCATACCGAATTGGCGATACCGGTCAGTAAATATCCCAAGGCCAGATATTCTCTAGTGCTGGCAGAACCGAAAACCGGTAGAAAGCATCAGATCCGCCGTCATTTTCGAAAAATATCTCATCATCTAGTCAGCGATACCCGTCATGGTGACGGTCGTCATAATGACTTATTCATCCGTCATTTTGGTTGGAAGCAACTCGCGTTACGGGCCATGCAGGTGGAGTTTAAACATCCTGCCAATGGTCAGGATGTGGTAATTCATGCCGGGTTGACTGATTCATGGCGGGATATATTGACTCAGTTGGGTTGGTCCCGGCTGATCAATGTTCTGGATCATCCCATACCTGACTGGCTCCATCATATACAGTAG
- a CDS encoding class I SAM-dependent methyltransferase: MTEPLFNTPAGTFILKRDSVSQSVNLRAWDAADEYLLDIFHQSPAERIIVINDHFGALSIPLSTYIDTVWSDSFLSVSAIHENAAANQIPAHIHITRADEIPTARVSLALMRIPKNNQFFGWQLKCLHHLLPVNAELWLAGMDKHITKSQFDMVADIFGPVEFLPGRKKARIWKARKTDERQHSIDLFKSGYQLDKYQLSMQQTPNVFSGNRPDSGSLFLLEQLTSLQGFTHIADSGCGNGLLSLVMARNLTQAHITAVDESFQAVACCQENARQNNIDNITVSAGNGLQAYGPNSFDLVLCNPPFHQGTTLTEQLAYWMFKTAAHTLRTNGELWVVANRHLDYPKILRGLFGHSQMVKQNNRFKVYRVQKSRNKQRSD, from the coding sequence TCTTTTTAACACACCTGCAGGAACATTTATTTTAAAGAGAGATTCAGTCTCTCAGAGTGTCAATCTACGCGCCTGGGATGCCGCAGATGAATATCTGCTGGACATATTTCATCAATCTCCGGCTGAACGAATTATCGTCATCAATGATCACTTTGGCGCGCTCAGCATTCCTCTTTCGACATATATTGATACCGTCTGGTCAGACTCATTTTTGTCGGTTTCAGCGATCCACGAGAACGCTGCAGCAAACCAAATCCCAGCGCATATTCACATAACCCGAGCAGATGAAATTCCAACAGCCCGGGTATCTTTGGCACTCATGCGAATCCCAAAGAACAATCAATTCTTCGGCTGGCAGCTGAAATGCCTGCATCATCTACTACCTGTAAATGCGGAACTCTGGCTGGCTGGTATGGATAAACACATTACCAAAAGTCAGTTTGACATGGTTGCGGACATATTCGGACCTGTTGAATTTTTACCAGGCCGAAAAAAAGCGAGAATATGGAAAGCTCGTAAAACGGATGAACGCCAGCACTCAATCGATTTATTCAAATCTGGTTATCAGCTCGACAAATATCAACTGTCCATGCAACAAACGCCCAATGTATTTTCGGGAAATCGACCAGACTCCGGATCACTCTTCTTACTTGAACAACTGACCAGTCTCCAGGGATTTACCCACATTGCGGACTCAGGTTGCGGTAATGGCCTGTTGTCTCTGGTAATGGCCAGAAACCTGACGCAGGCGCACATTACGGCAGTAGATGAATCTTTTCAGGCAGTTGCCTGTTGCCAGGAAAATGCCCGGCAGAACAATATTGACAATATTACCGTATCTGCGGGCAACGGATTACAGGCGTATGGACCAAACAGCTTTGATCTGGTTCTCTGCAATCCCCCCTTCCATCAGGGTACAACGTTAACCGAGCAATTGGCTTACTGGATGTTTAAAACGGCCGCCCATACTCTCCGAACAAATGGAGAACTTTGGGTCGTTGCCAATCGCCATCTGGATTACCCAAAAATACTCAGAGGTCTCTTTGGTCATAGCCAAATGGTGAAACAAAACAATCGATTCAAAGTATACAGAGTTCAAAAATCACGGAATAAACAACGTTCTGACTGA
- a CDS encoding LapA family protein, whose amino-acid sequence MIKFLGRIVFIVLFLIVTVAGVVIGIDNHQPVSIAFLKLKTPELPLFLWLFMALGIGLFIGVVLASYYGLRAGHQIRKQKKEISVLRTQLTDMPISEPKE is encoded by the coding sequence ATGATTAAATTTCTTGGTCGCATAGTTTTTATTGTCTTATTTTTGATTGTAACCGTTGCCGGTGTGGTTATCGGTATAGACAATCACCAACCTGTCTCGATTGCCTTTCTAAAGTTAAAAACTCCTGAATTACCTCTGTTTCTATGGCTGTTCATGGCATTAGGAATTGGTCTGTTTATTGGTGTTGTACTGGCCTCATATTATGGTTTGAGAGCCGGTCATCAGATCAGAAAACAAAAGAAAGAAATATCCGTGCTGAGAACCCAACTAACAGATATGCCCATTTCTGAACCCAAGGAGTGA
- the rlmKL gene encoding bifunctional 23S rRNA (guanine(2069)-N(7))-methyltransferase RlmK/23S rRNA (guanine(2445)-N(2))-methyltransferase RlmL — protein MNSLLIVSCPKGVEQLLLEELIQLGLEHPKETVGAISGYASAEVYYRILLWSRLASRVALVLASGPVTTFETLAFHINTVDWTEHLRASGSFKVQFKGELKDIRNEVFGAQKTKDVVVDQFRLKTGVRPSVQKDQPDIVIDIRIKKGQATIALDLSGEPLHRRGYRLAGSKAPLKENLAAAVLLRAGWPMIAARQGALVDPMCGSGTFLIEAAWMAGDRAPGLTRRYFGFKGWLQHDHELWNRLLEEARQRRAAGEAGIPPLLGYDADAGVIRNANENIHRAGLKGVAFAYHKELAEWVKPTHIDLNPGLLICNPPYGERLGEINSLKGLYRYLGRLLVSQLLGWQAAVLTGNPDLGHAMGLRAGKQYRIFNGSIDCKILTFDIDEQAVRKSEKKSEAGQVELSEGAQMFANRLAKNLKKAKKWPQTLNTDAYRLYDADLPEYSVAVDLYGNYLHVSEYKAPAKIPEEKTQARLADIMTALPQVMQVPEDHIYLKERKRQKGKQQYEKFAAVSKEVIVSENGLEVIVNLSDFLDTGLFLDHRPIRHYIQTHSKGKSFLNLFCYTGVASLHAAKGKASKTTSVDLSKTYLKWAQRNFELNGFSDRHHQFVEADCKQWLQQAAKEGSKYDLIFMDPPSFSNSKKMIEVLDIQQDHSELIHGAMKLLSQDGVLIFSNNQRKFVLDETLTMRFAVEDITAQTIPLDFARTPNIHRCWMIRHPR, from the coding sequence TTGAATTCACTATTGATCGTTAGTTGCCCTAAAGGCGTAGAACAGTTGTTGCTGGAGGAGTTAATCCAGCTGGGTCTTGAGCATCCGAAAGAAACGGTTGGTGCTATATCAGGATATGCCAGTGCCGAAGTGTATTATAGGATTCTGCTTTGGAGTCGCCTGGCCAGTCGTGTAGCACTAGTGTTGGCGAGTGGACCGGTGACTACGTTTGAAACACTCGCATTTCATATTAATACTGTGGATTGGACAGAGCATTTGCGTGCCAGCGGTAGCTTTAAAGTCCAGTTCAAGGGCGAACTAAAAGACATTCGCAATGAGGTTTTTGGAGCACAGAAAACCAAAGATGTCGTGGTTGACCAGTTTCGTCTTAAAACGGGCGTTCGGCCAAGTGTGCAAAAAGACCAACCCGATATCGTCATCGATATTCGAATCAAAAAAGGTCAGGCAACGATTGCCCTTGATTTATCCGGTGAACCTTTGCATCGGCGGGGTTATCGTCTGGCAGGTAGTAAGGCACCATTGAAGGAAAACCTGGCAGCCGCTGTGTTGTTAAGAGCCGGGTGGCCGATGATAGCGGCCAGGCAGGGGGCACTCGTTGATCCTATGTGTGGATCGGGTACTTTTCTGATTGAGGCTGCCTGGATGGCTGGTGATCGGGCACCTGGCTTGACCCGCCGTTACTTCGGTTTTAAGGGGTGGCTGCAACATGATCATGAGTTATGGAACCGGCTGTTGGAAGAAGCCCGTCAACGCAGAGCTGCGGGTGAGGCCGGTATTCCTCCGTTGCTTGGCTATGATGCCGATGCGGGGGTGATTCGCAATGCAAATGAAAATATTCATCGAGCCGGGCTCAAAGGGGTGGCCTTTGCTTACCATAAAGAGTTGGCAGAATGGGTGAAGCCGACTCATATCGACTTAAATCCTGGGCTGTTAATTTGTAACCCGCCCTATGGCGAGCGTCTTGGAGAAATAAATTCCCTTAAAGGGTTATACCGTTATCTTGGTCGCTTGCTGGTCAGTCAGCTGCTAGGTTGGCAGGCAGCGGTTCTGACCGGAAATCCCGACCTTGGGCATGCTATGGGTCTGCGGGCAGGAAAACAGTACCGCATATTTAACGGCTCCATTGATTGTAAGATCCTGACATTTGATATAGATGAGCAGGCTGTCAGGAAGTCTGAGAAAAAGTCTGAAGCTGGTCAGGTTGAGTTGAGCGAAGGCGCGCAAATGTTTGCCAACCGTCTGGCAAAAAATCTAAAAAAAGCCAAAAAATGGCCTCAAACCCTCAATACCGATGCCTATCGGCTTTATGATGCGGATTTGCCTGAATACTCAGTTGCGGTTGACCTTTATGGTAACTATCTGCATGTATCGGAATATAAAGCACCGGCGAAAATCCCTGAGGAAAAAACACAGGCCAGATTGGCGGATATCATGACAGCTTTGCCTCAGGTGATGCAGGTTCCAGAAGATCATATTTATCTCAAAGAGCGGAAGCGCCAGAAAGGTAAGCAACAATATGAGAAGTTTGCCGCTGTGAGCAAAGAGGTGATCGTCTCTGAGAATGGTCTGGAAGTGATTGTGAATCTTTCAGACTTTCTCGATACCGGTTTGTTTTTGGATCATCGTCCCATTCGCCATTACATTCAGACCCATAGTAAGGGCAAGTCATTTCTTAATCTGTTTTGTTATACCGGTGTTGCCAGTTTGCATGCTGCAAAAGGAAAAGCCTCCAAAACCACCAGTGTTGATTTATCCAAGACGTATCTGAAGTGGGCTCAACGGAACTTCGAACTGAACGGTTTCAGCGATCGTCACCACCAGTTTGTTGAAGCAGATTGCAAACAGTGGTTGCAGCAGGCGGCCAAAGAAGGTTCTAAATATGATCTGATTTTTATGGATCCACCGTCATTCAGCAATTCAAAGAAAATGATCGAAGTATTGGATATCCAGCAGGATCATAGTGAGCTGATCCATGGGGCAATGAAGCTGCTTTCTCAGGATGGGGTGCTGATTTTCTCCAATAATCAAAGAAAGTTTGTGCTCGATGAAACATTGACCATGCGTTTTGCCGTTGAGGATATTACCGCCCAGACAATTCCGTTGGACTTCGCCCGTACGCCCAATATTCACCGTTGCTGGATGATCAGACACCCTCGATAG